The Methylovirgula sp. 4M-Z18 genome window below encodes:
- a CDS encoding GlxA family transcriptional regulator, which translates to MRRDQDQQPKAEIGILLYPDCQLAMVHGMTDLLQIAARFSEDRGGPQLRISHWTMEGGRFTRTFDSDPSHKGRPDIVIVPGRVTGPPGRVEAAPYALWLRELHAAGATLAANCGGVFILAATDLLRGRPVTTHWSFVDAFHQSFPDVRLEADKIVVEDGEIITAGGLMAWTDLGMRLVDRLYGPTIMLETARFLLIDPAGREQSYYSSFAPQLNHGDESILKVQHWLQATGAREVIISAIAMSAGMEERTFLRRFKTATGLTPIEYCQHVRIGKARELLEFTKRSIDQVAWSVGYEDAGAFRRLFHRIVGLSPGEYRRRFSTSSSATLTL; encoded by the coding sequence ATGCGACGTGATCAAGACCAGCAGCCCAAAGCGGAGATAGGAATTCTCCTCTACCCCGACTGTCAGCTGGCTATGGTCCACGGAATGACCGATCTGTTGCAGATCGCCGCCCGCTTCTCCGAGGATCGTGGCGGTCCCCAACTGCGGATCAGTCACTGGACAATGGAAGGGGGTCGTTTCACTCGCACTTTTGACAGCGATCCAAGTCATAAGGGTCGGCCAGATATCGTGATCGTTCCTGGCCGAGTGACGGGGCCCCCGGGTCGCGTTGAAGCTGCCCCCTACGCCCTTTGGCTGCGTGAACTTCATGCCGCTGGCGCAACACTCGCAGCGAACTGCGGCGGCGTTTTCATACTGGCGGCTACCGACCTGCTTCGGGGCCGGCCGGTGACGACGCATTGGTCTTTCGTCGACGCCTTTCATCAAAGCTTTCCGGATGTGCGCCTTGAGGCTGACAAGATCGTTGTCGAGGACGGGGAGATCATCACGGCCGGAGGTCTGATGGCTTGGACTGATCTTGGGATGCGGCTCGTCGATCGCCTCTACGGTCCGACCATTATGCTCGAAACCGCCCGCTTTCTGCTGATCGATCCTGCGGGACGTGAACAGAGCTACTATAGCAGCTTCGCACCGCAACTGAACCATGGTGACGAAAGCATTCTCAAGGTCCAGCATTGGCTACAGGCCACAGGCGCGCGCGAAGTCATCATCAGTGCGATCGCGATGTCCGCAGGTATGGAGGAGCGGACCTTCCTCCGCCGCTTCAAGACGGCGACGGGCCTCACACCAATCGAGTACTGCCAGCACGTGCGGATCGGCAAAGCGCGCGAATTGCTAGAGTTTACGAAACGGTCCATCGATCAGGTCGCCTGGTCCGTGGGATATGAAGATGCTGGCGCTTTCCGGCGGCTTTTTCATCGCATCGTCGGCTTGTCGCCGGGAGAATATCGTCGGAGGTTTTCGACTTCTAGTTCGGCGACCCTAACGCTCTAG
- a CDS encoding winged helix-turn-helix domain-containing protein, with translation MTTSSDETPKEVKEDGRSECFAFGSVHLDPSTRSLSVQGVELRISDRAFDILTVLVERAGEIIDKSTLFAAAWPNAVVEESNLRVQIAHLNKALKADGDARLIQNIPGRGYRFAGAARRISRSQMPDPGPGPVAPDTSSIIGRHEDLDRLSALVVKHKFITITGTGGIGKTTVALALLNRIRMHYPDGGFLIDVAPLERSSLVAEHVASILQVPTAEAQALEGLVRYLKGRSALLVLDNCEHVIEATARIAETIASQAPHVHILATSREPMRARGEWVFPLAPLTTPPLSKAMTSEEVMRYPSALLLRERAIAAGWSFDLVDGDASSVAEVCIKLDGLPLALELAAVRVPSLGLRTVAERLDDRFDFLIKGRRTADHRHQTLSALIDWSYETLVEPSRKIWRRIACFAGSFSLDDAVHVASLESKTEASVLDALDDLVGKSLLMVEQVPGVSQHRFRLLETMRLYAYSRLVESGEEQSIRQRLAVYLLEKLGSVGSDWDVDEVANWAPHVADIRKALEWGFSPTGDAGIAIQLIANSAPLWFKMLLASELRVHLERAREALRDRSDIDDLVSAKLHLALGHAIFHTRGPQASVEETLRAGLASAAHGNHVSQQLQILWSLYGNELVLGNYEGVQRNAQEFYEVAARNNDPMSFLTAHRMASLGNHLSGRLKSALKEARNALHSPMAEAGTANSRRDFLYQLKLYDHEVASRTHLARTLWILGKPDEAFEECQAATERAQRIGQTFAIGYSLVCGTCPISFWRGDLASASRYVELLAEVTAGAGINVWRIGGHMFARALDQLNGVSVIRDGDDNLPLAAFYADTVSTLDPMLLDETAAARANGGEITWCTAEILRAMGERLLLEQGAVATSAARLLFWRGHAIASVQGALAWQLRCATSLARSCAGGPMHAESRQILSNAYDAFDQGMDTRDLRLAAELLNTG, from the coding sequence GTGACCACATCTTCTGACGAGACACCGAAGGAGGTCAAAGAGGACGGTCGATCCGAATGCTTCGCATTCGGCAGCGTACACCTGGATCCTAGCACTCGCTCGCTCTCGGTCCAAGGAGTCGAGCTCCGGATCAGCGATCGGGCGTTCGACATACTGACCGTGCTGGTCGAGCGAGCGGGAGAGATCATCGACAAGTCGACGTTGTTTGCGGCGGCGTGGCCAAACGCTGTCGTTGAAGAAAGCAATCTACGCGTCCAGATTGCGCATCTCAACAAAGCCCTCAAAGCTGATGGTGATGCACGTCTAATACAAAATATACCTGGTCGAGGTTATCGGTTCGCCGGAGCGGCGCGGCGAATATCCCGATCCCAGATGCCCGATCCAGGCCCAGGTCCCGTGGCTCCCGATACCTCATCGATTATCGGCCGTCACGAGGATCTAGATCGTCTTTCCGCCCTCGTCGTGAAGCACAAATTTATTACGATTACGGGTACCGGTGGAATCGGCAAAACCACTGTCGCCCTTGCATTGCTAAATCGGATTCGAATGCACTATCCTGACGGAGGCTTTCTCATTGACGTTGCGCCTCTGGAACGATCATCGTTGGTAGCGGAGCACGTTGCATCTATTCTGCAGGTTCCAACCGCTGAGGCGCAAGCACTCGAAGGGCTCGTCCGATATCTGAAAGGGCGGAGTGCCCTGCTTGTTCTGGACAACTGCGAGCATGTGATTGAGGCGACTGCGAGGATCGCCGAGACGATCGCAAGTCAAGCGCCGCACGTGCATATTCTTGCCACGAGCCGTGAACCAATGAGAGCACGCGGTGAGTGGGTATTTCCGCTTGCTCCTCTCACGACACCACCACTTTCGAAGGCGATGACGTCTGAAGAAGTGATGCGGTATCCCTCGGCTTTACTGCTTCGAGAGCGTGCCATAGCTGCCGGTTGGAGCTTTGACCTAGTTGACGGAGACGCTTCTTCCGTCGCGGAGGTCTGCATAAAGCTCGATGGTTTGCCCTTGGCATTGGAGCTAGCTGCAGTCAGGGTTCCATCGCTTGGACTGAGGACTGTTGCAGAGCGTCTCGATGATCGATTCGATTTTCTTATCAAAGGGCGTCGGACCGCGGATCACCGGCACCAGACCCTCTCTGCACTCATCGACTGGAGCTACGAGACGCTCGTGGAACCGAGCCGGAAGATCTGGCGGCGCATCGCCTGTTTTGCGGGCAGCTTTTCACTAGACGACGCCGTGCATGTCGCGAGCCTCGAATCCAAGACCGAGGCCTCGGTTCTCGACGCGCTTGACGATCTCGTCGGGAAGTCGCTGCTCATGGTGGAGCAGGTGCCGGGCGTATCACAGCACCGCTTCCGATTGCTCGAGACGATGCGCCTGTACGCATACAGTCGATTGGTCGAAAGCGGCGAGGAACAATCCATACGTCAGCGTCTTGCGGTCTATCTTCTCGAGAAGCTGGGGTCGGTCGGTAGTGACTGGGACGTTGATGAAGTGGCGAACTGGGCACCCCACGTAGCCGACATCCGCAAGGCGCTGGAGTGGGGCTTTTCGCCCACAGGTGATGCCGGAATCGCGATACAGTTAATCGCCAATTCGGCGCCGCTTTGGTTCAAGATGCTGCTCGCCTCGGAACTTAGGGTACATCTTGAGCGCGCCCGCGAGGCCTTGCGCGATCGTTCGGATATTGATGACCTGGTTAGTGCGAAGCTCCACCTTGCTCTGGGGCATGCCATCTTTCACACGCGCGGCCCGCAGGCTTCAGTTGAAGAGACGCTCCGCGCCGGGCTGGCTTCGGCCGCGCATGGGAACCACGTGTCTCAGCAGCTTCAGATCTTATGGTCGCTCTACGGAAACGAGCTCGTCCTGGGAAACTATGAGGGCGTTCAGCGGAACGCCCAGGAATTCTATGAGGTCGCTGCGCGCAACAATGATCCAATGTCGTTTCTGACTGCGCACCGCATGGCCTCACTCGGAAATCATCTTTCGGGCCGATTGAAATCGGCGCTGAAAGAGGCAAGGAATGCGCTACACTCTCCTATGGCAGAAGCGGGCACCGCGAACAGCCGCCGCGACTTCCTTTATCAGCTTAAGCTTTACGACCACGAGGTTGCGTCGAGGACACACTTGGCGCGCACGTTATGGATCTTGGGCAAACCAGATGAAGCGTTTGAGGAATGCCAAGCTGCCACTGAACGCGCTCAGCGGATAGGTCAGACTTTTGCGATCGGCTACTCCTTAGTCTGTGGGACTTGCCCGATTTCCTTTTGGCGAGGTGATCTTGCGTCCGCGTCACGTTATGTCGAGTTGCTAGCAGAGGTGACTGCGGGTGCCGGCATTAACGTATGGCGGATCGGCGGTCATATGTTCGCTAGGGCGCTTGATCAGCTGAATGGTGTCTCAGTGATCAGGGACGGCGACGACAACCTGCCACTTGCGGCGTTTTATGCTGATACGGTGAGCACGCTCGATCCTATGTTGCTCGATGAAACCGCCGCAGCGCGTGCAAACGGGGGAGAAATAACGTGGTGTACCGCCGAGATCTTGCGCGCCATGGGAGAGCGCCTTCTTCTTGAACAGGGCGCTGTCGCTACATCCGCTGCAAGACTCCTCTTCTGGCGGGGCCACGCAATTGCCAGTGTACAGGGCGCGCTTGCCTGGCAACTTCGCTGCGCGACTAGTCTTGCACGATCGTGTGCAGGCGGGCCCATGCATGCTGAGAGCCGACAAATACTCAGCAACGCGTATGATGCCTTCGACCAAGGAATGGATACGCGCGACCTTCGTTTGGCTGCGGAGCTCCTCAACACAGGCTAA
- a CDS encoding dienelactone hydrolase family protein: MVVLQELFGVNTDIRATCDELATQGFVAVAPDLFWRQEPGVDLSVTSDTDWQHGLRLYQAYDRDAGVGDIRDTIDAAGKLSDCTGKVAVLGYCLGALMAFLTAARHGGVDAVVAYHGGDTEKYLDETGGIRAPLLMHLAEEDEYISKPAQAEIKAALASKPNATVYSYPGQNHAFSRHNGRHYNAAAAALAHNRTYEFLHQKLQ; this comes from the coding sequence GTGGTCGTTCTCCAGGAGCTATTTGGCGTCAACACCGACATCCGCGCGACCTGCGATGAGCTGGCAACTCAAGGTTTCGTCGCAGTTGCGCCCGACCTTTTCTGGCGTCAGGAGCCGGGAGTCGATCTTAGCGTTACGTCCGACACCGATTGGCAACATGGCCTCCGACTCTATCAGGCCTATGACCGAGATGCTGGCGTCGGGGACATCAGGGACACGATTGATGCTGCGGGCAAGCTATCCGACTGCACCGGCAAGGTTGCTGTCCTCGGCTATTGTCTCGGCGCGCTCATGGCTTTTTTGACGGCCGCGCGCCATGGTGGGGTTGATGCCGTTGTCGCCTATCACGGCGGCGACACCGAGAAATATCTCGACGAAACCGGCGGCATTCGTGCGCCACTGCTCATGCATCTGGCAGAGGAAGACGAATACATTTCCAAGCCGGCGCAAGCCGAGATCAAGGCGGCGCTCGCGAGCAAACCGAACGCGACGGTCTACAGCTACCCGGGTCAGAACCACGCCTTTTCGCGACACAATGGAAGACACTATAACGCTGCGGCAGCGGCGCTTGCACACAATCGGACATACGAGTTCCTGCACCAAAAACTGCAGTAA
- a CDS encoding alpha/beta fold hydrolase, with protein sequence MDTITTKDGTIIFFKDWGPKDAQPIVFHHGWPLSGDDWDAQMMFFLGQGYRVIAHDRRGHGRSTQTWTGNEMNTYAEDVAALAAALNLKGAIHVGHSTGGGEVARYVARAEPGRVSKAVLISAVPPIMVKSPSNPGGLPIEVLDGFRKAFVENRAQFFYDVPAGPFYGFNRPGAKVSQGVIWNWWRQGMMGGAKAHYDCIKAFSETDFTEDLKKIEVPTLVMHGEDDQIVPFADAGPLSAKLLKKPTTKFYPGLPHGMCTTHPDIINNDLLAFIKA encoded by the coding sequence ATGGACACGATTACCACAAAGGATGGCACAATCATCTTCTTCAAGGATTGGGGGCCGAAGGATGCGCAACCCATCGTGTTCCATCACGGGTGGCCGCTCAGCGGGGACGACTGGGACGCCCAGATGATGTTCTTTCTCGGCCAAGGATATCGCGTGATCGCGCACGATCGGCGCGGTCACGGTCGGTCGACCCAGACCTGGACCGGCAATGAGATGAACACCTACGCCGAAGATGTGGCGGCGCTTGCCGCGGCGCTCAATCTTAAGGGCGCAATCCATGTTGGGCACTCGACGGGCGGTGGGGAGGTCGCGCGTTATGTCGCGAGGGCTGAGCCGGGAAGGGTCTCGAAGGCCGTGCTGATCAGCGCAGTGCCTCCGATCATGGTCAAGAGCCCGAGCAACCCCGGCGGTCTGCCGATTGAGGTGCTTGACGGCTTCCGCAAGGCCTTCGTCGAGAATCGAGCCCAGTTTTTCTATGACGTGCCTGCCGGCCCGTTCTACGGCTTCAACCGTCCCGGCGCGAAGGTCAGCCAAGGCGTTATCTGGAACTGGTGGCGCCAGGGCATGATGGGTGGGGCCAAGGCTCATTACGACTGTATCAAGGCGTTCTCGGAGACCGACTTCACCGAGGATCTGAAGAAGATCGAGGTTCCTACGCTGGTGATGCACGGCGAGGACGATCAGATCGTGCCTTTCGCCGACGCCGGTCCGCTTTCCGCTAAGCTGCTGAAGAAGCCCACGACCAAGTTTTACCCCGGGCTGCCGCATGGTATGTGCACCACACATCCCGACATCATCAACAACGACCTGCTTGCCTTCATCAAGGCATAA